The DNA sequence TGACTGGACAGCAGTTAGGTAGCCGTCAGAAGACACTGGGTGATAATTTAACCCTGCCCTGCAGTGACATGATAATAACGCGCTCATATCCTGCTGTGATTCTTCTGATCGGCTGACAGTCAAGCACAAAAGAGCCTGAATTCATTAGTAATGGTGAGGCGCGTTTGCAGACCTGTTCGACATACAAAAAGGGGATCTCAGCATAAATATTTGCAGcatacaaatgtaataaattcactttttgaactgttgtggacaaaaaaaaaagtactccTATGGATGTGGGTTTCATTTCACAGCCCGACCCTCACCTTGGACATTATAATAAATATTCCATACCGGTAAATAATAGATGAGTCAATAACACTGTATCAGTCTCTACCTCGCCCTCATTACTCATTACACTCACATACTCAAATGTGCTATATCCCGGCCATACCCCTAAGCAATTAGTTGCTCCAAAATATCAGGGGGCTAGTTATTCAGGcatgtatttcatatttttattggTTCATTCGGAGCCCTGCACGCAGGCCAGGCTACGGCAAGCACAGCCTCAGCAAATCCCCACGCTCCTCCACAGTCAGCAAAGTAATTGAGGAGGGAGTCCCAAAGGGTCCTCGCACACTGCTGAACACTTTGCCACCGACAAGTTGAAATGGCAACGGAGGTAGATGGGAGTCAGTGTTAGTGCGGTACAGGGGGTTGCTTGAAAACTTTGTGTGAACAGGCCCGCAGTCTTCAGAGACTCGCTGGTTGGCTGGGAAACCATCTGCCTCCCCAACCCCCCAGCTGCATCGCCCATGGTTCCTCATTTCTATGGGGATGGACATCTCtgcttattgtgtgtgtgtgtgtgtgtgtgtgtgtgtgtgtgtgtgtgtgtgtggcggtggtggtggtggggggggttcCTGTACGGAGGCCAATTCAAGACCCCACTGCTCAAAATTAGTTAATTAACTCTATCTCTCACACTGAGAAATTTCCTTTGTAAGTAATTCTACCATTCATCACAATCCAACTGTTTTATTCTTAAGCTCTGCCAGCTATCAGCTTTTGAAATTAGCAGGAACAGTTGAATGTGGGATAAATCCATAACATTACATAAGAACAAATGGGTTCCAGATCATTTCAGGGTTGtggccagatttttttttttttttttaaaaagcacctTTCAGTCTTACGCTTTGTCTGCACTGATAAGATTAAGATGATACAATTAATTGTGTTTTGACataaatgaattcatttctCAGAATCGATGTGActcatattcattcattatgCGTATTAGACCTCCGGTTACTGTTACAGCTGTCTGCCACGAGGGAGAAGatgtcagtgtgcatgtgttatcAGGACAGGCTGAGCATATAATGAGATCTACTCAAATGGACCAATACGTACCAATAATAATGCCACAAAGCCATTTTTATACAAAAATATTCCACAAGCCTTTAATTCACAACTAAAAAGCATGTCAGTTTTGCACACTGATTCTGTGCACTGAGACAAAGTGGTCATATCCTGAGGTGATGATAAAACGAAGGTGGGTCGCACTGCTTCCGTttagctgaaagaaaaaaatgagacacgttttgttttatctgttaatTATGTTTCTTCATATGTTTTacatcatcatattttcatttggACTTACTGAAATAGCATTTGACTGAAggtgtccctctgtgtgttcaaattctgcaaaaacaatcagcttgtttattcctATTTAAAATCTGTGGCATTTAAACAAGTGTGCAAACATACACTGCAGATGGATGGCCCCTTACCTTTCTCTGTAACAGGCTCAAACTGAGAAGCATTTTGTGAGGTGTTCTTTTCTATCTTTAGATGCTtgactgcaaaagaaaaaaacacaactagaTATCTATAAATGTACATATAATTAAGGGACGTATCAGgggtggatttttttgttttagccaAGAAAACAgtaattacctgcttctcatgaCTGATACCGTTAAGATAACCGATCATTTgaaattttcatattttaaaa is a window from the Acanthopagrus latus isolate v.2019 chromosome 5, fAcaLat1.1, whole genome shotgun sequence genome containing:
- the hspb11 gene encoding intraflagellar transport protein 25 homolog, with amino-acid sequence MIDSSLSSSGAKVVVATCSDENHPPENITDGNSKTFWMSTGMFPQEFIIRFAEPTKISAVTMDSYNVKHLKIEKNTSQNASQFEPVTEKEFEHTEGHLQSNAISLNGSSATHLRFIITSGYDHFVSVHRISVQN